In one Candidatus Woesearchaeota archaeon B3_Woes genomic region, the following are encoded:
- a CDS encoding endonuclease, whose product MILKIYNTLLEEYSYQGWWPVTPSGSCQGKLEPIYGLRARTDKQKLEIIFGAILTQNTSWKNVEKAIINLNEKNLINIDKILEIEHEKLAKTIKSAGYFNQKAKKLKNVSKFLKKYPISKLEKTDLDNARQLLLNVNGIGPETADSILLYALNKPIFVVDAYTKRIFTNLGLVKSEDTYEDIQKLFMDHLPSDAKLFNEYHALIVQHAKKACNKKPKCDLCSLKKICKN is encoded by the coding sequence TATTAGAAGAATACAGCTATCAGGGTTGGTGGCCAGTAACTCCTTCAGGAAGTTGCCAAGGTAAACTAGAGCCTATCTATGGATTAAGAGCAAGAACAGACAAACAAAAACTAGAGATTATTTTTGGAGCAATTCTAACTCAAAACACCTCTTGGAAAAACGTAGAAAAAGCAATTATTAATCTAAATGAAAAAAACTTAATTAACATAGATAAGATTCTAGAGATTGAACACGAAAAACTAGCAAAAACAATTAAATCAGCAGGATACTTTAATCAAAAAGCAAAAAAACTAAAGAATGTCTCAAAATTTCTAAAAAAATATCCAATTTCTAAGTTAGAAAAAACAGATTTAGACAACGCAAGACAACTTCTCCTTAATGTTAATGGAATCGGACCTGAAACAGCAGATTCAATCTTATTATATGCTCTAAACAAACCAATTTTTGTTGTAGACGCCTACACAAAAAGAATTTTTACAAATTTAGGCTTAGTAAAATCAGAAGATACTTATGAAGATATCCAAAAACTATTCATGGATCATCTGCCAAGTGATGCAAAACTCTTTAATGAGTATCATGCCCTAATTGTTCAACACGCAAAAAAAGCTTGTAATAAAAAACCAAAATGTGATTTATGCTCTCTAAAGAAAATCTGTAAAAACTAA
- the lysS gene encoding lysine--tRNA ligase, producing the protein MTEESEGTHWADQTADSIIEKRGNKKEYVVATGATPSGILHVGNFREFIMGDFIAKALRHKGKKAIHCHYWDDYDVFRKVPVNMPKQGVLKKCLRKPLVDVPDVIDGKHKNYTTHFEEDFEHYLPIVGLSPEIIRNSEQYQKCVLADQIKTALEKTDKIKEFLNEYRKEDLAEEWLPISVYDEKTHFEATETRYPGGYEIEYKDNDGNWQKFDFRKKGFIKLKYRIQVPAFWQYKGVDFESAGKDHYASGGVFDIAPKLAKEVYGIKPALGYGFGWISIKGGGQFSSSGGVVVTLKDVLDVYEPSMVRWFFAGSRPLSEFAISFDLDVLKYYEDFDRCERIYYKKEEAKDKREFEKQKRIYELSAVELSKKMPFQPLFRHLTTMYQLYQGNFDKIKEYYDLKNKEDEERLKLRTKCVGNWLEKHAPDDMKFEVQEEVSSEVKKSLSSEQKKALGILKDRLSSKKYDENSLYEDFMNICNEAGTKPLEFFRGAYRVLLNKEKGPKLAGFIMLLGVKRVIKLLEEV; encoded by the coding sequence ATGACTGAAGAATCAGAAGGAACTCATTGGGCTGATCAGACAGCAGATTCTATTATTGAGAAAAGGGGGAATAAAAAAGAGTATGTTGTTGCTACTGGTGCAACTCCAAGCGGTATTCTACATGTCGGTAATTTTAGAGAGTTTATTATGGGAGATTTTATTGCAAAAGCTCTGAGACATAAAGGGAAAAAGGCTATTCACTGCCATTATTGGGATGATTATGATGTTTTTAGAAAGGTTCCTGTAAATATGCCAAAACAGGGTGTTTTAAAAAAGTGTTTAAGAAAACCTTTAGTAGATGTTCCTGATGTTATTGACGGAAAACATAAGAATTATACAACTCATTTTGAGGAAGATTTTGAACATTATTTGCCAATTGTTGGGTTAAGTCCTGAAATTATTAGAAACAGCGAGCAATATCAGAAGTGCGTTTTAGCTGACCAAATAAAAACAGCTTTGGAGAAGACAGATAAGATAAAAGAATTTCTTAATGAATATAGAAAAGAAGATTTAGCAGAAGAATGGCTACCTATTTCTGTTTATGATGAAAAGACTCATTTTGAGGCTACAGAAACAAGGTATCCTGGTGGATATGAGATTGAATATAAAGATAATGATGGAAATTGGCAGAAATTTGATTTTAGAAAAAAGGGTTTTATAAAACTAAAGTATCGTATTCAGGTTCCTGCTTTTTGGCAGTATAAGGGTGTTGATTTTGAGAGTGCTGGTAAAGACCATTATGCTTCTGGAGGTGTTTTTGATATTGCACCAAAGCTTGCAAAAGAGGTTTATGGTATTAAGCCAGCATTAGGTTATGGTTTTGGCTGGATAAGCATTAAAGGAGGAGGCCAATTTTCAAGTTCAGGGGGAGTGGTTGTTACTTTAAAAGATGTTTTAGATGTTTATGAGCCGTCAATGGTTAGGTGGTTTTTTGCTGGTTCCAGGCCTTTATCAGAATTTGCAATATCATTTGATTTAGATGTTTTAAAGTATTATGAAGATTTTGATAGATGCGAGAGAATCTATTATAAAAAAGAGGAAGCTAAAGATAAGAGGGAATTTGAAAAGCAGAAAAGGATTTATGAGTTAAGTGCTGTAGAACTTTCTAAGAAAATGCCTTTCCAACCTTTATTCAGGCATCTAACAACAATGTATCAGCTTTATCAAGGAAATTTTGATAAAATAAAAGAGTATTATGATTTAAAGAACAAAGAGGATGAGGAAAGGCTTAAGTTAAGAACTAAATGCGTTGGTAATTGGTTAGAAAAGCACGCTCCTGATGATATGAAGTTTGAAGTACAAGAAGAAGTTTCTTCTGAAGTTAAAAAATCTCTAAGTTCTGAACAGAAAAAGGCTTTAGGGATTTTAAAAGATAGGCTTAGTAGTAAAAAGTATGATGAAAATTCACTTTATGAAGATTTTATGAACATATGTAATGAAGCTGGAACAAAACCTTTAGAATTTTTTAGAGGAGCATATAGAGTTTTGTTAAATAAAGAAAAAGGTCCTAAATTAGCTGGATTTATTATGCTGCTAGGTGTTAAAAGAGTTATTAAGTTGTTAGAAGAGGTTTAG